tctgcctctgcatttcttgctctttggggttttaggctgggtatctgtaaagcactttgattGAAATGTCATATTGCTTGTCCTTCATAGCCGGTATCATGCTGGTTCCCGAGGGAAAGACGGAGGACGGTTTCGAGCTGCACTTTGGTCTGAACTATCTAGGACACTTCCTGTTGACAAACCTCCTCCTGGACAAACTGAAGAGGTCTGGGAGACACGATGCCTGCTCCCGCGTCGTCACCATGTCCTCCGCCACACACTACGTTGGAAKACTCAATATGGAAGACCTACAGGGCAGGTAGGGACCAGGACCTGCGTCTGTATTCATGATCCCAGCACTCCTACCCTGAGACGCTTCGTGAATACAGACCCAGGTTATTTGGTATATGGCTTCCAACATTGTTCTCAGGTGTCCAATTGATTGCTGAAATTGAATCAATCTCWCGAAATCAAAATCCCGACGTGGTATTGTCATCTCTTTGGTATTAGTCATGGTTGATGGACAATCAAGTAGCACATTTAAAACCATTACCACTGTGGTAGTAGTATTTATCTGTTGGCTATGGGTGAATGTCATTCTCAATTCAAGATACAAGCTATATCCAATGAATCTCATTGACCGACAAAGCCTCTTGATTCCCATAACCTTTTTTCCCATAATTGTTTTTGATACTCGTAAAATATTTtacctcaacaaaacaaaaaatgaacattttctaaaatgttcttACCAGGACAACATTATTAGTTTTGATGACAGATAGTGTTGTGTGATCAACCATTATTATACAGTCTGTTTTGAGAGGCTCCTTgcctcaagggcagaacagcggtatctctctctttctcgcctgCGAATTTAGATGTGATAGATGGCTTCGTCACATCTGGGAGAAATGAGTGGACGATGCTGCTGGCTACAAACGGCTAGCTGCAACGGTGCTCTACCCAGAAACAATCTCACGCTGTAAGAAAAAGAAACAGGGGGGGAAACACATTATAGATTGGGTATTTCACAGTCTGATGCTCTTATGACCTTCACAGTGCGTTTGTACAGACAAGTTGCGTTTGCTTTGGACAGTGTTTCTGGTGTTAACAATAAGTCTATctattcagtacagtacagaaacTGTATAATAGACATTGGGTTTAGTCATGCAGATAGCTTAGTAGGGGGCATTGGATTGGGAACAACAAGGTTGTAGACAACATACGGAATAAGTATGTTATGTATGTTAATTAGTTTAGGTTTTTTTGGACAAACTAAACTGCCAAATGATCGTATTATAAAGCATGGCTTACCCCGAGATAAAcagtctctctcgtcctctccctctttctccgtttctctctccctctctccccatccctctctctccctccaggtccTGCTACAGTGCGCATGGTGCCTACTCTCAGAGTAAACTGGCTCTGGTTCTCTTCACATACCATCTGCAGGAGAAGTTAACAGCAGGAGGGTTCCCAGTAACATCCAACGCAGTAGACCCGGGCATGGTGGACACTGACCTGTACAACAACCTCTGCATTCCAGCCCAGGCAGCCAAGAAACCTGTTGCCAAATTGCTGTTTAGGGTAAAGTAGAATCTTAATCTAGATGACCATTCAAATATTTAAAGCCACCTTAGGGTTAGGAACCTGAGACAAAATGCAtcaaatatactgtagatatgggCCACATTCCTTCTCAAAACTAACAACAGTGTCATAGTATTTCACCTAACAGTCTTATACTTCACTATAGGATAACGTAAACTATGCTGACAGTTCTGTAAGACTGTTAAGGGTACGGTGAACGACCTTTACAATTACTTAGGAATTTGGCATACTTGAGGAGAAAATGCACCAAAGATAGATATGGTAATAGGTGAAGCTTCTACGCTTGACCAAAGCTTAACAGCGGTGATTGATGAGAATACTAATAAGGTGCAACACATGTGGAATGATCCAGCCTTTTACTGCCCAGGCTTCATAATGAGTTTTTCTGTTTATCATATTGCCGTGGAATCCATGTGTTTTAAAAAGGATTATAATTGCATTCTTGGGGTTCTGAGATGGTAAAAGCATGTGAATTATAGTCGCATCAAAGGGTGTGTTAAATGGGGTGGTCAATTTATTCAGAACCACAGGGTGAGTGAgaggcacaggaggttggtggcaccgtaATTgcggaggacgggctcgtggtaatgactgtagcggaataggtggaatggtatcaaatgcatcaaacatggtttccaggttTTTTTAatgccatgtgtttgatgccattccattcgctctgttccagacattattatgagccRTccccccctcagcagcctccactggcgaGAGGGTGTTTGTATTCATGAAAACTACATCACAATTTGTGAGAAASCTGTGCAAATAATCCCCATTATAATTAGCAGCTTAGCatttttcgtcatgaatcttgttctgaaggcagctctgcagagtggtcactagctggcacaaaATCATCAAATCATTTAAAACCTAATGTCTAACCCTACTcttaaattaagaaaaaaaatgtactttttgttttcatgaatttttacaataaagCCAATTTTGGCTTTGCACCTTGCCCATCTtacggaaatcgctcagttctgcctttAAGACAAGACTtatcccaataaacgtcaacctgcttaTAAAATTTAGCGGCAAACAACAATTTAGCTGCAAGCAAAATGCATGTGGCAGTAATGGTAATTTTGTTTATTTCTTAGTTATATAAATCACCCTTGAATCTGCTTCTAAAACGTCACATTGCATGGTCACAGATTCATTCTGTATTAGGGCATTCTAACAGGGACAGTGTAGACAATTTGCTTGTTTGCCTGAATAGATTTAGATGACTTTCCTTTTTAGAAATGTGCTGGGAAATTAAGCCTTACCTAGTTCGGCTttaagagtttaaaaaaaaatatatacagtatttcaagGATGACAATATAAAGATAACCTGAAAAACATCTGGATTTAATTTCATCAATACTCATATTCCACAAAGATAGTGAGTTGATATTGTCAGATATTGATATTTATCGCCGTCATAATTTCCTTTCGGAGGCTTTTAATCTTGGAATTGGGGTCTAGCGCCAAATCGTATTTCATTATCTGTCTGATCGTTCGGGTTTTGTGTGTTTGGAAAGATGTCTCATATCCACTGAGGTTTGGATTGCCAAGTATTGCAGCATTTGTTTTGCAACACTTGTTTTGTCAACTAACTGCAGTATGGAGGGCAGCTATGTGATGCCCACTGGCCACAGATGGTTGCTCAATCCTATGTCCATATTACAAGTGATGATCACCCTAAGAAATATGGACCTGCATGAAATATTGTTTTGTTCAATGTTTGTCACTTTTCCTTTCTCTACAAGTATTTGTTTTATAAGTGAGACATGTATGTGTGCTGTCTAAGACGTGTATACACATTTCTGGACTGGTGGTCTTGTCTTGTGGCCCATCTGTCGACGGATTTCATTAGGGGCTATTTCACATCTGCTGTTTGGAAATCAAGCCGGCCTGTCTGCCAGTGTCTTCATTCACATTTTCCATTCGAGGAACATCCTCAGTGTTAATCACTGTTTTTGGCCATACAACAATTTGGATTACTAAAACCTCACCTCTAGTCCAAATATATTGTGGGGAGCAAATTCTTCTTGACTCTTCGAAGTCCCCATCAGCAAAGACATTCACACTATGTGTtgttgattgtgtttgtgtgtttaaacGAGGGACGTGAATTCAGATTCCCACGGGCAGCGAGTGTAGTGTTTCAATGCTCTGTGTTGGCGTTTGTTTCTCCTCCAGTGCAGTGGGCCCATTTAGGAGCCGCCATATGCGCCTTATATAAGCTCCAGGCTTTCCAGAGCAGTAGGCATGGCCTGCAATAGATCAGTCTggctctgcttcctcctctctaacctcctccACTTAACCTGCCTGCTGCTGCCCGGCCTGCTGCACATCACTCACCACAGGCTGCTGCTGCCAGACAGACGTGTTAGTTCACCTGAGAGCTCACAGACGCCTTAGATTGCTGTAACAACTCTTTGTCATACATCTAAATAGCCTAATTCTAATCTCGTCCGCCCAGCCGCCTCTCTAGCAATTGAGCCTGGGGGACAAGGTGTAACTAACTGAAGCTGCTTAGCAATTCagttgtgaaatgtattttacattttgaaaaatggaACAGAGGACTGCATCCTGTTTATGAAAGCGTTGATGTTGCCGGTTTGAATGATTGATAGAACTGGGCTTCAGTTTACAATTTTGAAAATGGAACAGAAGACCACGATGTTTCTGAAGAACAAGCCTGTCCCTGCCGGTCCATTCTTTTCTAAAGTGTTATTTCTGTGTCATCTCCAGATCCCAGCCGAGGGAGCGTCGACATCTATCCTGGCTGCCACTGCGTCGCAGCTGGAGGGGGTCGGAGGCTGCTACTTCTATAACGGGGAGAGAACTGAATCCACTGACATGACTTACGATCACAACGTGAGGGCTGAGCTGTGGAAACAGAGCTGTGCGCTGGTTGGTCTTCGGGAGATCTAGAGGAGGAACCAGGAACCATGATCTTAGAAGTATGCCAAGATCGTTGGCATGACACCTCCCTCCAGCGTCAACAACAACCAAGCTGCGTCCCAATTCTCAAGCCTTCCCTTCGGCcctaagtgtgcacttgttcccttcccttcatggatttaaaagcactGGTATAGGAAATATGGTACCAACTCCCTCTAGCCTAGGCtgacaccaatccaatgcttttaaattcaTGGGGAGGAGAGCACAAGTACATATTTTAGTAGTATCGGGATACAGCCCAAGTCAGCCCCAGCCAGCACTATGTACAGCGACAGCCTGTGGACTTAGGCTTCTTGATTACTTAGCAACATCTAGCTACAGCACAAACCTTGGTTGTTGCCTCTACAGTAACTGTCCTCTCTTGACYTCTGTCCTCATAGTACTGCGTTACACATCAGCAATGGAATCGACTCTTCAGCATTTCATATCTTCTAACATATCTCCTCCTCCGCAAAGACAGTTCTGAAGACACCCATTCTACCATGCGACAAGCTCTATTAAACACATGCTGAACTGCACATTGAGTGATGGAATTGATGTTTTTTATATTGCAATACAAGTTCTGCTGCCAAATGTATTAAGCTTTGGTACTGTAGCTCCCTCTTCTGGAATCGCAGATAACAAAACATGAACGAACACAARGAACAACAYCGGAGCTAGTAGTGCCTCGGAGCTACTAATATCTCTTCGAAACAGCCCCATCTTTTTTTCGGTCTAAAATTGGACCCTCTGTCCATTCTTTTTCTCATACTTGGACTCCCATCAGgggcggactggccatctggcatttcgggtaaatgccagatgggctggtccatttttatcCTAGTGGGCCTGTGTAactcttttttttaatttttttttttaaacaaaattatcattatctggctaataatgggggcctcaaggaaaaGGAAAAAAATTGTCTGTTGTGTTACAATAATGCCAGAGGCCATTTCTGGTCCTAGTCCACCCCTGACTCCCATCAAGGACTGGACCAAATATCTGTAGATGTACCGCCTCATAGCTGTGATCAAAAATATCATATCAAATATGCTTTGGTGAAGGGCTAACAATGACGACCATGAGACTCAAACTTGGTTAGCCTTATTACCGCTTAATTTGCACTTGCCTCATTTAATGTGTGTGTCCAATCCTTGTTGTTGTCATCATCCAGGAAAATAACTGACAACGAGCTTCCTCATAGTACAGTAGATGCCTTTGCCTTGTTTGACTCCCTGTGCCCAGAGGGAATGTTCTCCCCTGCTATCTCCACTTCACTGTGACTGATGTGAAATGTTGTCGTGATTTTTGATGTCTCTGTGCCATACTGTGATAACAAAATGATGCTTATCTTTAAATGTTCTGAAACAGTAATAACATGTTAATGGTTGGTGGATCATATTTTCAGACACGCCATTTTCAGTCTTACTAGACGATTCTGAATCTTTAAATTACTGTAAGTGGTTCTCATGATAAGAGGTTTCTAGTGTGGAGAGTTCTAACTTGGGTGCTGCCTGTAATTTGTGCTCGTGTTCGATGGCTGCTTGAATTACAAACACTTGCTATGACGTCTTTTTAATTAAGATGGTTAATAGGGACTGCACATCTTCATTATCTAGCTTCTTCTTCTAGGTGTCTCCAATCCATTTGAAGTATGCGTGTCGAAATTCTCATACAGGATATCGTCAATGTTTTGTCTTAGGTGTTTTGTGTTcaagtactgtatgtgtatgcatgCCTAAGCAGTGCAAGTTTCAGTTCTGTACATGACCAAGACAACAGTTATTCAATAACAACAGTGCCAATACTTACATGCTCTTTAGAATACTAATGAGGAAGGTTGAAGAGAAGAGGACTCCCCTCCAAGTTTCCATCTGCTTTTGTTATAatacaaaatgttttatgagtctAATGCTGGATAAAGGCAGACATAAGAGACACCAAATRaaaatcaaatcaaattgtatttgtcacatgcgccgaatacaacaggaccttacagtgaaatgcttacttacaagcccttaaccaacaatgcggttttaagaaaatgccaacaaaaaaaagtaagagaagaataacaaataataaacacCATAAACGTTAGATATAATACATCCAAGATGTAAACATTTCGGTAGGACATTTTCCTCTGAAGTCATTCAGTTGTTCATTGTATTACCACAATCACTGTGAACGATGCCTTGCTTTTCCAAGTTTTCTTTAGTTGTACTGTACTAATTAATTAAGTAGTTATTCATTTGAGTTTCAAGTCATTGAGTGATTCTTAGAtgtgactgtgttgtcctcaCTCATATCATAGAGAAGGATGTCCACATTGGacacaaatctaaataaaaaatctattgtAAATTAATTGCTATCCCAGATTTGTTTTACCTTGTATCTTAAATCTACTGTGTGCAGTAATGCATAATGGTTGACGAAATGGTATTATCATTTTCAACATATtgacaatagtgtgtgtgtggggggggggtcaaatcaaatcaaatgtatgtacactgctcaaaaaaataaagggaacacttaaacaacacaatgtaactccaagtcaatcacacttctgtgaaatcaaactgtccacttagcgaagcaacactgattgacaacaaatttcacatgctgttgtgcaaatggaatagacaaaaggtggaaattataggcaattagcaagacacccccaataaaggatgattctgcaggtggtgaccacagaccacttctcagttcctatgcttcctggctgatgttttggtcacttttgaatgctggcggtgctctcactcaagtggtagcatgagacggagtctacaacccacacaagtggctcaggtagtgcagctcatccaggatggcacatcaatgcgagcgtgggcaagaaggtttgctgtgtctgtcagcgtagtgtccagagcatggaggcgctaccaggagacaggccagtacatcaggagacgtggaggaggccgtaggagggcaacaacccagcagcaggaccgctacctccgcctttgagcaggaggagcactgccagagccctgcaaaatgacctccagcaggccacaaatgtgcatgtgtcagcatatggtctcacaagggctctgaggatctcatctcgtacctaatggcagtcaggctacctctggcgagcacatggagagctgtgcggccccacaagaaatgccaccccacaccatgactgacccaccgccaaaccggtcatgctggagggttgcaggcagcagaacgttctccacggcgtctccagactctgtcacgtctgtcacatgtgctcatgtgctgcagtgtgaacctgctttcatctgtgaagagcacagggcgccagtggcgaattgccaatcttggtgttctctggcaaatgccaaacgtcctgcacggtgttgggctgtaagcacaacccccacctgtggagtcgggccctcataccaccctcatggagtctgtttctgaccgtttgagcagacacatgcacatttgtggcctgctggaggtcattttgcagggctctggccagtgctcctcctgctcaaaggcggaggtagcggtcctgctgctgggttgttggcctcctacggcctcctccacgtctcctgatgtactggcctgtctcctggtagcgcctccatgctctgacactacgctgacagacacagcaaacattcttgccacagctcgcattgatgtgccatcctggatgagctgcactacctgagccacttgtgtgggttgtagactccgtctcatgctaccacttgagtgagagcaccgccagcattcaaaagtgacaaaacatcagccaggaagcataggaactgagaagtgtctgtggtcaccacctgagaatcactcctttattggggtgtcttgctaattgcctataatttccaccttttgtctattccatttgcacaacagcatgtgaaattttgtcaatcagtgttgcttcctaagtggacagttgatttcacagaagtgtgattgacttggagttacattgtgttgtttaaggttccctttatttttttgagcagtgtatatagcccttcttacatcagctgatatctcaaagtgctgtacagaaacccagcctataaccccaaacagcaagcaatgcaggtgtagaagcacggtggctaggaaaaactccctagaaaggccaaaacctaggaagaaacctagagaggaaccaggctatggggggtggccagtcctcttctggctgtgccgtgtTTGTCTTGTTCAAGTCAAACACAGGCACTGTCAGAATGATGGGAGATGATtcattcaaggacattcattcTGTGTAAAGGTAAGTTAGAAGGATCCAATTACTCTCATAACCACAgggactctgtctgtctgtctgttctgtctgtctgtctgtctgtctgttgtctgttgctgtctgtctgtcttctgtctgtcgtctgtctgtctgtctgtctgtctgtctgtctgtcgtctgtctgtctgtctgtctgtctgtctgtctgtctgtctgtctgtctgctgtctgtctgtctgtctgtctgtctgtctgtctgtctgtctgtctgtctgtctgtctgtctgctgtc
This region of Salvelinus sp. IW2-2015 linkage group LG12, ASM291031v2, whole genome shotgun sequence genomic DNA includes:
- the LOC111970950 gene encoding polyprenol dehydrogenase-like isoform X1, which encodes MWLLSFILPILRLYLVGVKVJLYQLFNKSFTLPVLPTQNGRVAIVTGGARGMGYETARHLASLGMHVVIAGNSEEEGLQAVKKIHEEGSEVKVEFLFLDLCSLKSVRQFVHRFKARALPLHVLVNNAGIMLVPEGKTEDGFELHFGLNYLGHFLLTNLLLDKLKRSGRHDACSRVVTMSSATHYVGXLNMEDLQGRSCYSAHGAYSQSKLALVLFTYHLQEKLTAGGFPVTSNAVDPGMVDTDLYNNLCIPAQAAKKPVAKLLFRIPAEGASTSILAATASQLEGVGGCYFYNGERTESTDMTYDHNVRAELWKQSCALVGLREI
- the LOC111970950 gene encoding polyprenol dehydrogenase-like isoform X2 encodes the protein MGYETARHLASLGMHVVIAGNSEEEGLQAVKKIHEEGSEVKVEFLFLDLCSLKSVRQFVHRFKARALPLHVLVNNAGIMLVPEGKTEDGFELHFGLNYLGHFLLTNLLLDKLKRSGRHDACSRVVTMSSATHYVGXLNMEDLQGRSCYSAHGAYSQSKLALVLFTYHLQEKLTAGGFPVTSNAVDPGMVDTDLYNNLCIPAQAAKKPVAKLLFRIPAEGASTSILAATASQLEGVGGCYFYNGERTESTDMTYDHNVRAELWKQSCALVGLREI